A region from the Stygiolobus caldivivus genome encodes:
- a CDS encoding ATP-dependent helicase, producing the protein MEAQALNSISDEEIFKLLTPQVAKWFKEKYKTFTPPQRGAIPLIKQGVNVLVSSPTGSGKTLAAFLGILDTLIQMGYEGKLQNEIYAIYISPLRALNNDMQRNLLEPLSELSALFPDLPKIKVGIRTSDTTSYQKQKMLRDPPHILITTPESFGISLVSPKFREKLANVKWVIIDEIHELANSKRGAYLSGLLEIYQNLIARNEVTRIGLSATVSPLEEIAKFLVGKNRKYEIIDARFVKPADIRVISPVRDLVHASEEEISKGIYDFLMSEIKKYKTTLIFTNTRSAAERVSYKLRKLFEVEKVFDSDLVAAHHSSLSRDVRLDVEEKLKRGQLKVVVSSTSLELGIDIGYIDLVVLLSSPKSVSRLLQRIGRAGHHIRNISRGRIVVVDRDDLVECTILAQLARQRKIDSIHIPSSPLDVLAQLILASSLISPIQVDRLYEIITNSYNYSSLSKEEFMNVINYLSGGYELDENRVYAKIRIKDNSIYPKSGARMIYFLNSGTIPDEANIPVKTESGKYVGNLEEEFVEILTPGDIFVLAGKTYEFIRSEGNIVIVRDAEGQRPTVPSWFSEMLPLAFDSAIEIGEFRGKIARYISENRSPKQIVEEISKEYEISRSAAKSIYTYIYEQYMFMGVVPSNNLIVIEVYDDEEGRRNFIFHALYGRRTLDALSRAIAYIISNDLKTDLRIAVTDNGFIITLPNVVNYDISSVLHKLNPEEMYDILSKVIIRTEMLKRRFRHCAERSFMILKRYKGRETNIDRRQLNSEVLLSVVRELEGFPVLKETIREILEDYMDIRKAIDIVSKVKSGEIGVKVVGPFNVPSPFAHNILIKEYSDVVLAEDKRELLKKLHEKVVEFLRNKGIDVELQYTESSE; encoded by the coding sequence ATGGAAGCTCAAGCTTTAAACTCTATTTCTGATGAAGAGATTTTCAAGCTACTTACTCCGCAAGTCGCTAAATGGTTTAAGGAAAAATACAAGACATTTACACCCCCGCAAAGGGGTGCTATTCCCCTTATAAAACAAGGTGTAAATGTTTTAGTATCGAGCCCTACAGGTAGTGGGAAAACTCTAGCTGCCTTCCTAGGTATTTTAGACACCTTAATCCAAATGGGATATGAGGGCAAACTCCAAAACGAGATTTATGCGATCTATATTTCACCACTTAGGGCTTTAAATAACGATATGCAAAGGAATCTATTAGAGCCTTTATCAGAACTAAGCGCCTTATTTCCTGATTTACCTAAGATAAAAGTTGGAATTAGGACAAGTGACACTACATCTTATCAAAAGCAAAAAATGCTTAGAGACCCTCCTCATATACTCATTACTACGCCTGAGTCTTTTGGAATATCACTAGTTTCCCCAAAGTTTAGGGAAAAATTAGCTAATGTTAAGTGGGTAATAATTGATGAGATACATGAACTAGCAAATAGTAAAAGAGGAGCATATTTGTCTGGCTTATTAGAAATTTACCAAAACTTAATAGCAAGAAATGAAGTAACAAGGATTGGCTTAAGTGCTACTGTGTCTCCTTTAGAGGAGATAGCTAAATTTTTAGTGGGAAAAAATAGAAAATACGAGATAATTGACGCTAGGTTTGTTAAACCAGCTGATATCAGGGTAATATCTCCAGTGAGAGATCTAGTTCATGCATCAGAAGAAGAAATAAGTAAAGGGATTTATGATTTTCTAATGTCTGAAATAAAGAAGTATAAGACTACTCTTATTTTTACTAATACCAGGAGCGCAGCAGAGAGGGTATCGTATAAGCTGAGAAAGCTCTTTGAAGTTGAGAAAGTTTTTGATTCTGATCTAGTTGCTGCACACCACAGCAGTTTAAGCAGAGATGTTAGACTTGACGTAGAAGAAAAGCTAAAGAGAGGACAGCTAAAAGTGGTAGTTTCGTCAACCAGTTTAGAACTAGGAATAGACATAGGTTATATTGACCTCGTTGTACTACTTAGTAGCCCTAAAAGCGTTAGTAGATTACTTCAAAGAATAGGGAGAGCTGGGCATCATATCAGAAATATAAGTAGGGGAAGGATTGTGGTAGTGGACAGAGACGACTTGGTTGAATGTACAATTTTAGCACAATTAGCTAGACAAAGAAAGATAGATAGCATCCATATACCTTCTTCACCGCTAGACGTCCTAGCTCAACTTATATTAGCCTCGTCTCTAATTTCTCCAATACAAGTTGATAGATTATATGAAATTATAACTAATTCATATAACTATTCAAGCCTTTCAAAGGAGGAATTTATGAACGTTATAAATTACTTGTCAGGAGGTTATGAGCTAGATGAGAATAGAGTTTATGCAAAGATAAGGATTAAGGACAATTCTATTTACCCTAAAAGCGGTGCTAGAATGATATATTTCCTAAATAGTGGCACTATCCCAGATGAGGCTAATATACCAGTTAAGACTGAAAGCGGAAAGTACGTGGGTAATTTAGAGGAAGAGTTCGTAGAAATATTAACGCCAGGCGATATATTTGTTTTAGCCGGTAAAACTTATGAGTTTATTAGGAGTGAAGGTAACATAGTTATAGTCAGGGATGCTGAAGGGCAAAGACCTACAGTACCCAGCTGGTTTTCTGAGATGTTACCGCTAGCTTTTGATTCAGCAATTGAGATAGGGGAATTTAGGGGAAAAATTGCGAGATATATATCTGAAAACCGAAGCCCAAAACAAATAGTAGAAGAAATATCAAAAGAGTACGAAATATCCAGATCTGCTGCAAAATCTATTTACACGTACATATACGAACAGTATATGTTTATGGGAGTAGTTCCTAGCAATAATTTGATAGTAATAGAAGTATATGACGATGAGGAAGGTAGAAGAAATTTCATTTTTCACGCACTCTATGGCAGGAGAACTTTAGATGCATTATCCAGAGCTATCGCGTATATTATTAGTAATGATTTAAAAACTGATTTAAGGATTGCTGTAACAGACAACGGGTTTATAATAACCTTGCCTAACGTGGTAAACTATGATATAAGTTCTGTTTTGCATAAGCTAAACCCAGAGGAAATGTATGATATTCTAAGTAAGGTTATAATACGAACCGAAATGCTGAAACGTAGATTTAGGCACTGTGCCGAGAGGTCATTCATGATACTAAAACGCTATAAAGGCAGAGAAACGAATATCGACCGTAGGCAATTAAATTCAGAGGTATTATTAAGTGTTGTGAGGGAGTTAGAAGGATTTCCCGTTTTAAAAGAAACTATAAGAGAAATCCTAGAAGATTATATGGATATTAGGAAGGCTATAGATATAGTTTCTAAGGTTAAGAGCGGTGAAATAGGTGTAAAGGTAGTAGGTCCCTTCAATGTACCTAGTCCTTTTGCACATAATATACTTATAAAAGAGTACTCTGATGTAGTGCTAGCCGAAGATAAAAGAGAATTATTGAAGAAACTCCATGAGAAAGTAGTAGAGTTCCTGAGGAATAAGGGAATTGATGTCGAGCTCCAATATACCGAGAGCAGTGAATAA
- a CDS encoding CBS domain-containing protein, which yields MQNLSSTQREILLALVDLYNKSKRMIKSKEVADIIGKDEGTVRNIILSLKVLGLIESKPGPNGGYVPTLKAYETIKNPIITPILDQLSLYKDGFETDIKISNIEILDITNPSGNKVLLRVSGDLRKLKVGDTVKVGPIPYSRLVIEGVIIHIDDSRKELILDVTRMISIPKVQVKNIISRKLIALKPNMLLKEAAQILYKEGIRGAPVLDNDEKTLGILTTADIIKAFFEGNFEAKVTDYMKTNVISIGDEDDIMTAIRKMLIYNVGRLLVISRNQRVVGIVTRTDILKTIAGLEELINA from the coding sequence ATGCAAAATTTGTCATCTACACAGAGGGAAATACTTCTAGCATTAGTTGACTTATATAACAAGAGCAAGAGAATGATAAAGAGTAAGGAAGTGGCTGATATTATAGGGAAAGATGAGGGGACTGTAAGGAATATAATTTTGAGTTTGAAGGTCTTAGGTCTTATTGAATCGAAACCTGGGCCTAATGGGGGATATGTTCCAACGCTTAAAGCATATGAGACTATTAAAAATCCTATTATAACGCCTATTCTAGATCAATTAAGTTTATACAAGGATGGTTTTGAGACCGATATAAAAATAAGTAACATAGAAATTCTAGATATAACTAACCCTTCTGGGAATAAGGTTCTACTTAGGGTCAGTGGAGACTTAAGAAAATTGAAGGTAGGAGATACTGTAAAAGTAGGACCTATACCCTACAGTAGATTAGTGATAGAAGGAGTTATCATCCATATAGACGACTCGAGGAAAGAGCTAATATTAGATGTGACAAGGATGATAAGCATACCTAAAGTTCAAGTTAAAAATATAATTTCTAGAAAATTAATCGCATTGAAACCTAATATGTTACTCAAAGAGGCTGCACAAATATTATACAAAGAAGGAATTAGAGGTGCGCCAGTTCTAGATAATGATGAGAAAACTCTAGGTATACTTACTACGGCCGATATCATTAAGGCCTTCTTTGAAGGAAATTTCGAAGCTAAGGTAACTGACTATATGAAGACTAACGTAATCAGCATAGGCGATGAAGATGATATCATGACAGCAATAAGGAAAATGTTAATTTATAACGTGGGAAGACTACTAGTAATATCACGAAATCAAAGAGTTGTAGGAATAGTTACCAGAACTGATATTCTAAAGACTATAGCCGGATTGGAAGAGTTAATAAATGCGTGA
- a CDS encoding DUF2192 domain-containing protein: MVKDLYKERVKVLTDIWGKILENTNVTRDQVLEVLEKSYEEKHIKPIRGFKADGLYEKELISLYVVGKDGLGLMSDYEELFIKIFTPEIKFDNASQLIAENRPLEAYEALDKDKSSLAKTLRLIFTEGIFSFKPEDTLYNALRVLNSVNVDEVQHTAVSFARFYTAFKLAEGIATKNIRDKLSLEAQKRAIAINIGIKYPLPKPEYIAMIAEKVFSINPKIVKKIIGS, encoded by the coding sequence ATGGTAAAGGATTTATACAAGGAGAGGGTCAAGGTTCTAACCGATATATGGGGGAAAATATTAGAGAACACTAATGTGACTAGAGACCAGGTTTTAGAGGTACTGGAAAAGTCTTATGAGGAAAAACATATAAAACCCATAAGGGGGTTTAAGGCTGATGGACTTTACGAAAAGGAATTAATAAGTTTATACGTAGTAGGAAAGGATGGACTCGGGTTAATGAGCGATTATGAAGAGCTATTTATTAAAATTTTTACACCAGAGATAAAATTTGATAACGCATCGCAGTTAATAGCAGAGAATAGACCCCTAGAGGCTTATGAAGCATTAGATAAGGACAAGTCAAGCCTTGCTAAAACACTAAGGCTGATTTTCACGGAAGGAATTTTTTCCTTTAAACCTGAAGACACTCTCTACAACGCATTAAGGGTGCTAAACTCCGTTAATGTGGATGAGGTTCAACATACGGCTGTCAGTTTCGCTAGGTTTTACACGGCCTTTAAATTAGCTGAGGGTATTGCTACCAAAAATATACGAGATAAATTAAGCTTAGAAGCACAAAAGAGAGCTATCGCTATAAATATAGGGATTAAATACCCTTTACCGAAGCCAGAATATATAGCTATGATAGCAGAAAAAGTATTTAGTATTAATCCGAAGATAGTAAAGAAAATAATTGGCTCATGA
- a CDS encoding helix-turn-helix domain-containing protein: MRIIHNLSKEARTRIIELLLENRSKKELAEELGLSPSAITKFLSSATHPSDETIEKAFKIANEREKREIIDIILDDLLESLEEFIEETNIMSRKILRIKKIITHITPS, encoded by the coding sequence ATGAGGATCATACATAACCTAAGTAAAGAGGCTAGGACACGTATTATCGAATTGTTGCTAGAGAATAGAAGTAAAAAGGAACTCGCTGAAGAACTTGGCTTATCCCCCTCAGCTATAACTAAATTCTTATCTAGTGCCACACATCCTAGCGACGAGACTATTGAGAAGGCATTCAAGATAGCTAATGAACGAGAGAAAAGAGAAATAATAGATATAATCCTTGACGATTTACTAGAAAGCCTAGAAGAATTCATAGAAGAAACTAACATAATGAGCAGAAAAATTCTCAGAATCAAAAAAATTATTACTCATATCACGCCTTCCTAG
- a CDS encoding zinc-binding alcohol dehydrogenase family protein, producing MKAIVFDLGITVKDVIEQPINKDFVMVTPSTVLFTGLENAIYTGFLWVEPKRILGSTGIVKIRNVGIEVDKNIEGKNAVVLPYSKKYGGIGTEIDGILSEYAVIPEDSIVVLPDNFNIKYVLYPFVSIGLQLRKIVKGFNVLIVGGGLVSYISSLALVGYASRVYLYNDEGYKVRLYGVEEIKDGGSWDIIFAGSMRSWIRVALQFSSKEGDILALPKFLNSWPAIIPTRLNVRLIEPMKMDGVFEFIDDEITDKIFQELVVSSDSLESSIPTPKPGVLFNAEKFFSARRS from the coding sequence ATGAAGGCAATAGTATTCGATTTAGGTATTACAGTAAAAGATGTGATAGAACAGCCCATAAATAAGGACTTTGTGATGGTAACACCCTCAACAGTTCTCTTCACCGGATTAGAAAACGCAATTTACACTGGATTCTTATGGGTCGAACCAAAGAGAATTCTTGGGAGCACCGGTATAGTTAAGATAAGGAACGTTGGGATCGAAGTGGATAAGAACATTGAGGGTAAAAATGCTGTAGTCCTTCCATATTCTAAAAAGTATGGTGGAATAGGGACAGAAATAGACGGAATCCTAAGTGAGTATGCTGTAATACCAGAAGATAGTATAGTGGTTCTGCCAGATAACTTTAATATAAAGTACGTTCTATATCCGTTCGTAAGTATTGGATTACAGCTTAGAAAGATAGTCAAGGGCTTTAATGTTCTAATCGTTGGTGGTGGACTAGTATCATACATCTCTTCCTTAGCTCTAGTAGGGTATGCTAGTAGGGTGTACTTATACAACGACGAAGGCTATAAAGTAAGGTTATATGGGGTTGAAGAAATAAAGGATGGAGGAAGTTGGGATATCATATTCGCTGGGAGTATGAGGAGTTGGATTAGGGTAGCATTACAATTTAGTTCTAAAGAAGGGGATATCTTAGCTTTACCAAAATTTCTAAACTCTTGGCCTGCAATTATTCCTACCAGACTAAACGTAAGGCTAATTGAGCCTATGAAAATGGACGGAGTATTTGAATTTATTGACGATGAAATCACAGATAAAATATTTCAAGAGCTAGTAGTCTCATCTGACTCCCTTGAATCTTCGATACCTACACCTAAACCAGGAGTTCTATTTAACGCTGAGAAATTCTTTTCTGCTAGAAGGTCGTAA
- a CDS encoding PLP-dependent aminotransferase family protein produces the protein MFERFLSKDTELLRSSEIRDLLKLTEGKKVISLAGGLPDPSTFPSEEIEKITTDILKNSPERALQYSTTSGIVEFRKELVNLSSRRGITGINENNIFVTVGSQEALFMIFNLLVDPGDTVIVEMPTYLAALNILRARKPNFIGVKVTEKGPDIDELETKIKESISKGKKPKLMYVIPTAQNPAGTTMGLEDRKRLIELAEQYDFLLIEDDAYGFLVFEGDSPPPLKALDRSGRVIYTGTFSKILAPGFRLGWVIASEEFTHEMELYKQNVDLHTPTFTQMIAMEAIKRGVIERQIPKIKQTYREKRDVMLDAIEKYFPKSARWSRPVGGMFVFTWLPEKIDTVKMLEEAMKRGVAYVPGSSFYYDYSGRNTMRLNFSYPNPEELEQGIKILGETISSYL, from the coding sequence ATGTTTGAACGGTTTTTGTCCAAGGATACAGAGTTATTGAGAAGTTCAGAAATACGAGATCTACTTAAACTAACTGAAGGTAAAAAGGTAATAAGCTTGGCAGGAGGTTTACCCGACCCCTCGACTTTCCCATCTGAGGAGATAGAAAAAATAACAACTGACATACTTAAAAATAGTCCTGAAAGGGCACTACAGTACTCTACCACTTCAGGAATAGTAGAATTTAGGAAAGAACTTGTAAATCTATCGTCAAGAAGGGGCATAACTGGGATAAATGAGAACAACATTTTCGTCACAGTTGGGAGCCAAGAAGCCCTGTTCATGATCTTTAATCTCCTTGTAGACCCGGGAGATACAGTTATTGTCGAAATGCCCACTTATCTGGCCGCCTTAAACATACTTAGAGCCAGGAAGCCTAACTTTATTGGCGTAAAGGTTACAGAAAAAGGACCTGATATTGACGAGTTAGAAACAAAAATTAAGGAGAGTATATCAAAAGGCAAAAAACCTAAGTTGATGTATGTTATACCCACTGCACAAAATCCGGCTGGAACAACTATGGGCCTAGAAGACAGAAAGAGGCTCATCGAATTGGCAGAACAATATGACTTTCTACTGATAGAGGATGATGCCTATGGCTTCTTAGTATTTGAAGGGGATAGCCCACCGCCGTTAAAAGCTTTGGATAGAAGCGGCAGGGTGATCTACACCGGAACCTTTAGTAAAATTTTAGCCCCAGGTTTTAGATTAGGTTGGGTTATAGCTTCTGAAGAGTTCACTCATGAAATGGAGCTATATAAGCAGAATGTAGATTTACACACGCCAACGTTTACTCAGATGATCGCAATGGAAGCAATCAAGAGAGGAGTCATAGAGAGGCAAATTCCTAAAATTAAGCAAACATATCGTGAAAAAAGAGATGTCATGTTAGATGCTATAGAGAAATACTTCCCGAAATCAGCTAGATGGAGTAGGCCAGTAGGTGGTATGTTTGTGTTTACTTGGCTACCAGAAAAGATAGACACAGTAAAGATGTTAGAAGAGGCAATGAAGAGGGGAGTAGCTTACGTGCCGGGATCCAGTTTCTATTATGACTACAGTGGAAGAAACACGATGAGACTAAACTTTAGCTATCCTAATCCAGAAGAGTTAGAGCAAGGAATAAAGATTCTAGGTGAAACCATTTCGTCTTATTTATGA
- a CDS encoding nicotinamide mononucleotide deamidase-related protein — MEEWYAEIITIGNEILSGKTINTNASHIARRLISIGFTIRRITVVMDELEEIKEIFKETISRNPNLIVSTGGLGPTYDDKTSEGISLAINRPLELNQKAYQMIVEKYSRLGIQLTEERVKMAKMPRGSIAVENDVGIAPGIYVKYEDIEILATPGVPREMENVLENFLSKHLTNRPNKKYHEESFIIRGVMESTIAPYVKQLVKKYDLYIKTHPKGKELENPVLEIQIAGSSISEDEIERKIKECKKELIDIGVRLGGLVEEVK, encoded by the coding sequence GTGGAAGAGTGGTATGCTGAAATAATAACGATAGGAAATGAAATACTATCTGGTAAGACAATAAACACTAATGCTTCACATATAGCTAGAAGGCTGATCTCTATAGGTTTCACTATACGAAGAATAACAGTAGTAATGGATGAATTGGAAGAAATTAAGGAGATCTTTAAGGAAACCATAAGCAGAAACCCCAACCTGATCGTATCCACAGGTGGATTAGGTCCCACTTATGATGACAAGACTAGTGAAGGGATTTCCCTAGCTATAAATAGACCTTTAGAGTTGAACCAGAAAGCATATCAAATGATTGTAGAGAAATACTCTAGATTAGGAATCCAACTTACGGAAGAAAGAGTAAAAATGGCTAAAATGCCTAGAGGTAGCATAGCAGTTGAGAATGACGTGGGTATAGCACCAGGCATTTACGTAAAATATGAAGACATAGAGATTTTAGCTACCCCGGGTGTACCTCGTGAAATGGAAAATGTACTAGAAAATTTTCTATCTAAACATCTAACTAATAGGCCTAATAAAAAATATCATGAAGAGAGCTTTATCATTAGAGGAGTTATGGAATCTACTATTGCACCTTACGTTAAGCAGTTGGTAAAGAAATATGATTTATATATAAAGACTCACCCTAAAGGAAAAGAATTAGAAAACCCAGTCTTGGAAATTCAAATAGCCGGAAGTTCAATCAGTGAAGACGAAATAGAAAGAAAAATTAAGGAATGTAAAAAGGAACTAATAGACATAGGTGTAAGACTAGGGGGACTTGTAGAGGAAGTTAAGTAA
- a CDS encoding alpha/beta fold hydrolase, producing the protein MIITLDNGVRIYYEVRDENNANDTVILIHHLAGSKNSWKYIYPTLSRKYKVLVYDLRGHGRSSIPPAPYLIEEHSEDLRKLLEIEGIKEPIIVGHSLGTLIAIDYALKNSVKKLVLIGALYKAPAREPYEKMLSIALSLGMEALADYRRKINDFAPTLYGNPRAWNDLLSVYRENTPIGYKYAVEGLLNARDYSEELTKLDIETLLLYGSEDKLSQNLNLFKSKIKDAKSKVFASYGHFLNFEMPEELTKELLNFLYKSP; encoded by the coding sequence TTGATCATAACGTTAGATAATGGGGTAAGAATCTACTATGAAGTTAGAGATGAAAATAATGCTAACGACACTGTAATTCTAATACATCACCTAGCTGGGAGTAAAAATAGTTGGAAATACATTTACCCAACCTTATCAAGGAAATATAAAGTCTTAGTATATGACTTAAGAGGTCACGGTAGATCATCAATACCGCCCGCACCGTATTTAATAGAGGAACATTCTGAAGACCTTAGAAAATTATTAGAAATAGAAGGGATTAAAGAACCGATTATCGTAGGACACTCATTAGGGACTTTAATTGCAATTGATTATGCCTTAAAAAATAGTGTAAAAAAACTTGTATTAATAGGAGCGTTATATAAAGCACCGGCAAGAGAACCCTATGAGAAAATGTTATCAATAGCCTTATCATTGGGCATGGAGGCTCTTGCAGATTATAGGAGAAAAATAAACGATTTTGCTCCCACTTTATATGGTAACCCCAGAGCGTGGAATGACTTATTAAGCGTCTACCGAGAGAATACCCCGATAGGATATAAGTATGCAGTAGAAGGTTTACTTAATGCAAGAGATTACTCAGAAGAGTTGACCAAATTAGATATAGAAACTTTATTACTTTATGGGAGTGAAGACAAGCTATCTCAGAACTTAAACTTGTTTAAGAGCAAAATTAAGGACGCAAAAAGTAAAGTCTTTGCGAGTTATGGTCATTTCCTTAATTTTGAAATGCCGGAGGAGTTAACAAAAGAATTACTTAACTTCCTCTACAAGTCCCCCTAG
- the pheT gene encoding phenylalanine--tRNA ligase subunit beta, protein MVNIIVYKWDLLNKLKISENELEDLLFNLKSEVKPVDQDHLEIEINNDRPDLLSTPGIIRAIKGLKKIELGEAKYEVKQGEYSLKVEKVETRPYAVAGIVRGINLDEDSLKELIQFQEKLHITIGRKRKKVAIGIHDLDKITSKNIVYREVQLDYKFTPLNEKRELTVKEVLESTEQGKQYGTISVKDGRTPAIMEDNGSILSIPPVINSEKTRLEISTRNLFIDVTGTSLDAVSATLDILTTNLAEMGGKIELVKVLSESYETWYPQLKHSKMKISSDYVSKKIGLNLTTESVIEYLRMARFDVSKVQGNEVEVIIPPYRVDIISQIDLVEDVAMMIGYQNLEPSSFKLTRLGAATKLTTVTRKIRDLSIGAGFTEIFTFVLTNDRDIEGDYVKIVNPVTVDYTVIRNSLIPTTLYFLKQNQHSKMPILVFEIGDAVIRGNTDTGYLNSTRAVYSIMDSKVSFEDLQSRIHQILYNLNISFEYRRAEHPLLIKGRTAEIIKDKEQVVGIIGEVHPQVLEKLGIEYPIVISEIYVDRLIGENL, encoded by the coding sequence GTGGTTAACATTATAGTCTACAAGTGGGACTTGCTAAATAAGCTGAAAATTAGTGAGAATGAACTGGAAGATTTACTATTTAACCTAAAATCTGAAGTTAAACCTGTTGACCAAGACCATTTAGAAATCGAAATAAATAACGATAGGCCCGACCTCCTATCTACACCAGGTATAATAAGGGCAATTAAAGGACTAAAGAAGATCGAACTGGGAGAAGCAAAGTATGAAGTAAAACAAGGAGAGTATAGCCTTAAGGTAGAAAAAGTTGAGACAAGGCCTTATGCAGTAGCAGGGATAGTAAGGGGAATAAATCTTGATGAAGATTCCTTAAAAGAACTTATTCAATTCCAAGAAAAACTTCACATAACTATAGGGAGAAAGAGGAAAAAGGTAGCTATAGGGATCCATGACCTAGATAAGATTACCTCTAAAAACATAGTATACAGAGAAGTACAGTTGGATTACAAATTTACACCGCTAAATGAAAAAAGAGAGTTAACTGTGAAGGAAGTTTTAGAGAGTACAGAACAAGGAAAACAATACGGAACTATTTCTGTTAAGGACGGGAGGACACCGGCAATTATGGAAGATAATGGTAGTATCCTTAGCATACCGCCCGTAATAAACTCTGAAAAAACGCGGCTAGAGATATCTACAAGAAACTTATTCATTGATGTTACGGGTACTTCTTTAGATGCTGTAAGTGCAACGTTAGACATCCTTACAACAAACTTAGCTGAGATGGGCGGAAAAATAGAACTGGTTAAGGTCCTTTCTGAAAGCTATGAGACTTGGTACCCGCAGCTGAAGCACTCTAAAATGAAAATCAGTTCAGATTATGTTAGCAAAAAAATTGGGTTAAACCTAACCACTGAAAGTGTAATAGAATACTTAAGGATGGCTAGATTCGATGTAAGTAAAGTACAAGGTAACGAGGTAGAAGTTATTATCCCTCCCTATAGAGTAGATATAATTTCGCAAATCGATCTAGTAGAAGATGTAGCGATGATGATAGGATATCAAAACCTTGAACCTTCAAGTTTTAAACTTACACGTTTAGGCGCAGCTACTAAATTAACTACTGTAACCAGAAAAATAAGGGATTTAAGTATCGGAGCAGGGTTCACGGAGATCTTTACTTTTGTCCTCACTAACGATAGGGATATTGAAGGTGATTACGTTAAAATAGTAAACCCAGTGACTGTTGACTATACAGTAATCAGGAATTCTCTTATACCTACTACACTGTATTTCTTAAAGCAGAACCAACATTCAAAAATGCCTATACTGGTGTTTGAAATCGGAGATGCGGTGATAAGGGGTAATACTGATACTGGTTATTTAAACTCTACAAGGGCCGTCTACTCTATTATGGACAGTAAAGTAAGCTTTGAAGACCTCCAATCTAGAATACATCAAATCTTATACAATCTTAATATATCTTTTGAGTACAGAAGAGCTGAACACCCTTTACTCATCAAAGGTAGAACAGCTGAAATCATAAAAGATAAGGAACAAGTAGTAGGAATTATAGGTGAAGTTCACCCTCAAGTGCTTGAAAAACTTGGAATAGAGTACCCAATAGTGATAAGTGAAATATACGTCGATAGGCTCATAGGTGAAAACCTTTGA